The Solibacillus daqui genome has a segment encoding these proteins:
- a CDS encoding DMT family transporter has product MDKPSIHPYIPIFIGVISVSLSAIFVKLANADSGVIAFYRMLFSVLIMMPWFLMYYRHELKELSKRDWLFSSIAGIFLAFHFILWFESLNYTSVASSTVLVTMQPIFAFIGTYLFFKEKITLKTVVAGIIAVLGSVLISWGDFQVSGSALYGDILALIACALVTGYLLFGQDVRQRLSLVTYTIVVYCISTITLFFYIIVREQSFGPYPAIEWFWFILLAIIPNLLGHNLFNWSLKWVSTNVISIAILFEPVGAAILAIFIFKEYLTVTQIIGGLIVIAGIMLFVVDIKKFFLKKA; this is encoded by the coding sequence CTGGATAAACCATCTATTCATCCATATATTCCAATCTTTATTGGTGTAATTTCAGTTTCTCTTTCCGCGATTTTCGTAAAACTGGCAAATGCTGATTCAGGGGTTATCGCATTTTATCGCATGTTATTTTCAGTGCTAATAATGATGCCTTGGTTTTTAATGTACTATCGCCATGAATTGAAAGAGCTATCAAAGAGAGATTGGTTATTTTCGTCAATTGCCGGTATATTTTTGGCTTTCCACTTTATATTGTGGTTCGAATCATTGAACTATACGTCCGTTGCCAGTTCAACAGTACTAGTAACGATGCAACCGATATTTGCCTTTATTGGCACGTATTTATTTTTTAAAGAAAAGATTACGTTGAAAACAGTCGTTGCGGGGATAATTGCGGTTTTAGGAAGCGTCCTCATTAGCTGGGGAGATTTTCAAGTAAGTGGTTCGGCATTATATGGAGACATTTTAGCTTTAATTGCATGTGCACTTGTTACGGGTTATTTACTATTTGGACAAGATGTTCGTCAGCGATTATCGTTGGTAACGTACACAATTGTTGTTTATTGTATTAGTACGATTACGTTATTCTTTTATATTATTGTAAGAGAACAATCATTTGGTCCTTATCCGGCGATAGAATGGTTTTGGTTTATTTTACTAGCGATTATTCCGAATTTATTAGGACATAATTTATTTAATTGGTCATTGAAATGGGTTAGTACAAATGTTATTTCAATCGCGATATTATTCGAACCAGTTGGCGCGGCAATCTTAGCTATTTTTATTTTCAAAGAGTATTTAACGGTCACGCAAATTATTGGAGGATTAATTGTAATAGCAGGAATAATGCTGTTTGTAGTAGATATAAAAAAGTTTTTCTTAAAAAAAGCTTGA
- a CDS encoding MgtC/SapB family protein produces the protein MGWLTGDQFILDVLLKLLIAATLSLIIGIERELKKKPVGLKTSMVIATFSCLLTIISIETAYSTPARPDINITMDPLRLAAQIVSGIGFLGAGVILRKGNDSITGLTTAAMIWGAAAIGIAVGAGFYIQAFITVVIVVIGIEVIAPLLMRFGPKRLRMREVKLVVIINQAEHIQDLIDYMKMHGMFIENICIRDILATEKPLHEIDMRFSTVEANHTLAIYNRLRKLPFIKNIHIEYLD, from the coding sequence ATGGGATGGTTAACCGGAGATCAATTTATACTAGATGTATTGTTAAAATTATTAATTGCGGCAACCCTTAGTTTAATTATAGGGATAGAAAGAGAATTAAAAAAGAAGCCGGTTGGGTTAAAAACGAGCATGGTTATCGCGACATTTAGTTGCTTATTAACGATTATTTCAATCGAAACTGCGTATTCAACACCCGCGCGTCCAGATATTAATATCACGATGGACCCTTTACGTTTAGCTGCACAAATTGTTAGCGGAATCGGATTTTTAGGTGCTGGTGTTATTTTGCGAAAAGGAAATGATAGTATTACAGGTCTTACTACTGCCGCGATGATTTGGGGGGCGGCTGCGATCGGTATAGCTGTCGGAGCTGGTTTTTACATTCAGGCTTTTATTACCGTTGTCATCGTAGTAATCGGAATCGAAGTAATAGCACCACTTCTAATGAGATTTGGTCCTAAACGATTGCGAATGCGCGAAGTGAAACTTGTTGTTATTATCAATCAAGCCGAGCATATTCAAGATTTAATTGACTATATGAAAATGCATGGAATGTTTATCGAAAATATTTGCATTCGCGATATACTTGCAACTGAAAAGCCTCTACATGAAATTGATATGCGCTTTTCAACAGTAGAAGCAAATCATACTCTTGCAATTTATAATAGGCTTCGTAAATTACCATTTATAAAAAACATCCACATAGAATACTTAGATTAA
- a CDS encoding cation diffusion facilitator family transporter: MGELFSLLKGGNRPSLLAAFVNTFLGVIKGVAFFFTGNVAMFAEMMHSFGDAANQFFVFIGSALSKKAPTQRFPNGYGRIVNLVCLGAVLIVAILSYETIKEGWHHFLHPATESSGIWIALGVLVIGTTLEFTVLHKAAKEVLHEVGVETKGIAIIQSVKYLNRAKPATKLVWMEDLVATSGNILAFFAIIIAYFTEFYRIEGLVSMIIGLMMFYVVGRVFLDNARGAIGETDEEMLVHIGNLVMEDPNIKDIARLEVIKEGEFLHVELIAETDPKLSLAYLDDVRDHLTDLLLNQKGVTKVTMAFDEDDGERRWQHTAMKLNNKKV, encoded by the coding sequence ATGGGAGAACTATTTAGCTTATTAAAAGGTGGGAATCGACCTTCCTTATTAGCTGCATTTGTAAACACTTTTTTAGGTGTCATTAAGGGCGTGGCATTTTTCTTCACCGGAAATGTTGCAATGTTTGCAGAAATGATGCATTCATTCGGTGATGCAGCGAACCAGTTTTTCGTATTTATTGGTTCGGCTTTATCAAAAAAGGCACCGACACAGCGATTTCCAAACGGTTACGGACGGATTGTTAACCTAGTTTGTCTAGGGGCTGTATTAATCGTTGCGATACTTTCATACGAAACAATTAAAGAAGGATGGCATCACTTCCTACATCCAGCGACTGAATCATCAGGTATTTGGATTGCACTAGGGGTACTTGTTATTGGTACAACTTTAGAATTTACCGTTTTGCATAAAGCAGCAAAAGAAGTATTGCATGAGGTTGGCGTTGAAACAAAAGGTATCGCTATCATACAATCAGTAAAATATTTGAACCGTGCAAAACCTGCCACAAAACTTGTTTGGATGGAAGATTTAGTTGCAACATCAGGTAATATACTCGCATTTTTTGCAATCATTATTGCTTATTTCACAGAGTTCTATCGTATTGAAGGTTTAGTGTCAATGATTATCGGTCTGATGATGTTTTACGTGGTTGGTCGTGTGTTTTTAGACAATGCACGAGGCGCAATCGGAGAAACAGATGAGGAAATGCTTGTACACATCGGGAACTTGGTAATGGAAGATCCAAATATTAAAGATATCGCTCGCTTAGAAGTAATTAAAGAGGGTGAGTTTTTACACGTTGAGCTCATAGCCGAAACAGATCCAAAGTTATCCCTCGCCTATTTGGATGACGTACGAGATCATTTAACAGATTTACTATTAAATCAAAAAGGCGTAACAAAAGTGACAATGGCTTTTGACGAAGACGACGGTGAGCGCAGATGGCAACACACTGCAATGAAACTGAATAACAAAAAGGTATGA
- a CDS encoding iron-containing alcohol dehydrogenase: MNKFSFHNPVKIHFGRGSVEDLRKELPQYGQNILIVYGGGSIKSNGVYDDIMKILSDLNMNVFELAGVEPNPRVETARKGIAICKENNIDIVLAVGGGSVIDCSKLIVAGAKVEEDAWDIVLKKVLPTEALPLATVLTLAATASEMNSGSVITNLETKEKFSWGSPACFPKFSILDPAYTFSVPKDQTVNGVVDTMSHIFEQYFNNASNTPITDEMCEGILRTLIEVAPKALKDPTNYDYRETLMLAGTLGLNGFLSLGSRGDWATHNIEHAVSAYYDIAHAGGLAILFPHWMKHNVHVNPARFAKIAVNVFGIDATGKTDEEAAFEGIDALSAFWTSIGAPNRLADYKIDATYFNEIVEHCMVNGSFGNFNKLQEEDVRKILEMSL; this comes from the coding sequence ATGAACAAATTTTCATTTCATAATCCAGTAAAAATTCATTTTGGTAGGGGCAGTGTTGAAGATTTACGTAAAGAGCTACCGCAGTATGGTCAAAATATTTTAATCGTATATGGTGGAGGAAGCATTAAATCGAACGGTGTGTATGATGACATCATGAAGATTTTAAGTGACTTGAATATGAATGTATTTGAGCTGGCTGGCGTTGAACCAAATCCGCGAGTTGAAACGGCACGTAAAGGGATAGCCATTTGTAAAGAAAATAATATTGATATTGTACTAGCTGTTGGTGGTGGTTCTGTAATCGACTGTTCAAAACTTATCGTAGCAGGGGCCAAGGTAGAGGAAGATGCTTGGGATATCGTATTGAAAAAGGTTTTGCCTACAGAAGCATTACCGCTTGCAACTGTATTAACTCTAGCAGCAACTGCGTCTGAAATGAACTCAGGATCGGTTATTACAAATTTAGAAACGAAGGAAAAATTCAGTTGGGGCAGTCCGGCATGCTTCCCCAAATTTTCGATTTTAGACCCTGCTTATACATTTTCTGTCCCTAAAGATCAAACGGTAAATGGTGTTGTTGACACGATGTCACATATTTTCGAGCAATACTTCAACAACGCATCAAACACGCCAATTACGGATGAGATGTGCGAAGGGATTTTACGTACATTAATCGAGGTTGCACCAAAAGCGTTAAAAGATCCTACTAACTATGACTACCGTGAAACGTTAATGCTTGCGGGTACGCTCGGCTTAAATGGATTTTTATCATTAGGTTCGCGTGGGGACTGGGCAACGCATAATATCGAACATGCAGTTTCGGCTTACTATGACATTGCACATGCAGGCGGTTTAGCAATTCTTTTCCCGCACTGGATGAAGCATAATGTACATGTCAATCCAGCACGCTTTGCAAAAATTGCGGTGAATGTATTTGGAATTGACGCAACTGGTAAAACAGATGAAGAAGCGGCATTTGAAGGAATCGACGCATTATCCGCATTTTGGACTTCAATTGGTGCACCAAATCGCTTAGCGGATTATAAAATTGATGCAACATACTTTAATGAAATTGTTGAGCACTGCATGGTCAATGGTTCATTTGGTAATTTTAACAAGCTTCAAGAAGAGGACGTACGAAAAATTTTAGAAATGTCTCTATAA
- a CDS encoding Glu/Leu/Phe/Val family dehydrogenase, translating to MAENLNLFTSTQEVIHEALNKLGYDEGMYELLKEPLRMLTVRIPVKMDDGTTKVFTGYRAQHNDAVGPTKGGVRFHPMVSEEEVKALSMWMTLKCGIVDLPYGGGKGGVICDPREMSMGEIERLSRGYVRAISQVVGPTKDIPAPDVYTNAQIMAWMMDEYSRMDEFNSPGFITGKPIVLGGSQGRDRATAEGVTIVIEEAAKKRGIEIKGARVVIQGFGNAGSFLAKFMSDLGAKIIGISDAHGALHDPNGLDIDYLLDRRDSFGTVTTLFENTISNKELLELDCDILVPAAIENQITAENAHNIKANIVVEAANGPTTAEATKILTERGILLVPDVLASAGGVTVSYFEWVQNNMGYYWTEEEVREKLYAKMITAFDNVYTTAQNRNINMRLAAYMVGVRRTAEASRFRGWV from the coding sequence ATGGCTGAAAATTTAAACTTGTTTACATCAACTCAAGAAGTAATTCATGAGGCATTAAATAAACTAGGTTATGATGAAGGAATGTACGAATTATTAAAAGAACCACTTCGTATGTTAACAGTACGCATTCCAGTGAAAATGGACGACGGTACAACAAAAGTTTTTACTGGTTACCGCGCACAGCACAATGATGCAGTAGGTCCTACAAAAGGTGGGGTACGCTTCCATCCGATGGTTAGTGAAGAGGAAGTGAAAGCGCTTTCTATGTGGATGACATTAAAGTGCGGTATTGTTGACCTTCCTTATGGTGGTGGTAAAGGTGGGGTAATTTGTGACCCACGTGAAATGTCCATGGGCGAAATTGAGCGTTTAAGCCGTGGTTATGTACGTGCAATTAGCCAAGTAGTAGGGCCAACAAAAGACATTCCAGCACCAGACGTATATACAAATGCACAAATTATGGCGTGGATGATGGATGAATATAGCCGCATGGACGAGTTTAACTCACCAGGTTTTATTACTGGTAAGCCAATTGTACTTGGTGGTTCACAAGGTCGCGATCGTGCAACTGCAGAAGGTGTTACTATTGTAATTGAAGAAGCTGCAAAAAAGCGTGGTATTGAAATTAAAGGTGCGCGTGTTGTTATTCAAGGTTTCGGTAACGCGGGTAGCTTCTTAGCTAAATTTATGAGCGATTTAGGTGCAAAAATTATTGGTATTTCAGATGCACACGGTGCACTACATGATCCGAATGGTTTAGATATTGACTATCTATTAGATCGTCGCGATTCATTCGGAACGGTGACAACATTATTTGAAAATACGATTTCTAATAAAGAGCTATTAGAATTAGACTGTGATATTTTAGTTCCAGCTGCAATTGAAAACCAAATTACGGCAGAAAATGCACATAACATTAAAGCAAACATCGTTGTTGAAGCGGCAAACGGTCCGACAACGGCAGAAGCAACAAAAATTTTAACAGAGCGTGGCATTCTTTTAGTACCAGACGTGTTAGCATCAGCAGGTGGTGTTACAGTATCTTACTTCGAGTGGGTACAAAATAACATGGGCTACTACTGGACAGAAGAAGAAGTACGTGAAAAATTATATGCAAAAATGATAACGGCTTTTGACAATGTTTACACAACGGCTCAAAACCGTAACATCAACATGCGCTTAGCAGCTTACATGGTAGGTGTACGCCGCACAGCAGAAGCATCACGCTTCCGTGGTTGGGTATAG
- the yugI gene encoding S1 domain-containing post-transcriptional regulator GSP13 has translation MVKKIEVGDVLIGKVTGIQPYGAFVALDEQTQGLVHISEITYGFVKDVNDFLSVGEDIEVKVLEVDQEQKKISLSIRELQEVPYYRKKESHPRRSLQDRVDEVDADGFKILKDKLKDWIEQSGQ, from the coding sequence ATGGTAAAAAAAATTGAAGTAGGTGACGTACTAATCGGTAAAGTAACAGGGATTCAACCATACGGAGCTTTTGTTGCTTTAGATGAACAGACACAAGGTCTTGTCCATATATCAGAAATTACTTACGGATTTGTAAAAGATGTGAATGACTTTCTATCGGTAGGGGAAGACATTGAAGTTAAGGTGCTTGAAGTAGACCAAGAACAAAAGAAAATTAGTTTATCGATTCGTGAGTTACAAGAAGTACCCTATTATCGAAAAAAAGAGTCGCATCCAAGACGTTCATTACAAGATCGTGTGGATGAAGTCGATGCAGACGGCTTTAAAATTTTAAAAGACAAACTAAAAGATTGGATTGAGCAATCAGGTCAGTAA
- a CDS encoding sodium-dependent transporter yields the protein MSSRDQFTSKIGFILAAAGSAIGLGAIWKFPYMAGTNSGSVFILLFVLCTVIIGLPILIAEFMIGRRGQKDPITSLKEQAPGKPWYMIGWIGLVACGLILSFYSVVGGWILSYMGRALTFSLTNNAVDFGALFSDIIANPWEVLLAQAAFMLLTLLIVQAGIKKGIETASKWMMPLLFIFFILLFVRSITLDGAIEGVKFMFIPNWSYLNGETLILALGQAFFSLSIGVAAMITYSSYLSRKEKIVTSAVNVATMNIAISLLAGLVIFPAVFALGFSPTEGPGLVFIMIPAVFEQLPFGSGLLLVFFILLLFATVTSAIAMLEVVVSIGIREKTHSRKKATWIFAAIIFIVGIPSALSFGLLSDISILNRSIFDFVDYVTSAILMPIGALLTSIFAGYHYSKKISREEMQTLPVVYNIWYFIVRYLAPLSIIAIFVNKVFFS from the coding sequence TTGTCATCTAGAGATCAATTCACATCTAAGATTGGTTTTATCTTGGCTGCTGCAGGTAGTGCTATCGGTTTGGGAGCGATTTGGAAGTTTCCATACATGGCAGGCACAAATAGTGGTAGTGTTTTTATTTTATTATTTGTTTTATGTACAGTTATTATAGGTTTACCTATATTAATAGCCGAATTTATGATTGGGCGTCGAGGTCAAAAGGATCCGATTACTTCATTAAAAGAACAAGCACCGGGTAAACCTTGGTATATGATTGGTTGGATTGGCCTTGTCGCATGTGGATTAATTTTATCATTCTATAGTGTAGTAGGCGGCTGGATTTTAAGCTATATGGGTCGCGCATTGACATTTTCATTAACAAATAATGCTGTTGATTTTGGTGCACTGTTTTCAGATATTATCGCTAATCCTTGGGAAGTGTTACTCGCACAAGCGGCGTTTATGCTTCTAACTTTATTAATCGTACAAGCAGGTATTAAAAAGGGCATTGAAACGGCTAGTAAGTGGATGATGCCGCTGTTATTTATTTTCTTTATTTTATTATTTGTTCGTTCAATTACATTAGACGGCGCGATTGAAGGTGTGAAATTCATGTTCATTCCTAATTGGTCGTATTTAAATGGAGAAACGTTAATTTTGGCATTAGGTCAAGCGTTCTTCTCATTAAGTATTGGCGTTGCGGCGATGATTACGTATTCTTCGTATTTATCTCGTAAAGAAAAAATCGTTACCTCTGCAGTAAATGTTGCGACAATGAATATCGCCATTTCGTTACTTGCAGGTTTAGTTATTTTCCCGGCTGTATTTGCACTTGGCTTCTCGCCTACAGAAGGACCTGGTTTAGTATTCATCATGATTCCAGCCGTATTCGAGCAATTACCTTTTGGTAGTGGGTTATTATTAGTGTTCTTCATATTATTATTATTCGCAACTGTAACGTCTGCGATTGCTATGCTTGAAGTTGTTGTATCAATTGGAATTCGCGAAAAAACACATTCTCGCAAAAAAGCAACTTGGATTTTTGCAGCAATCATTTTCATCGTAGGAATTCCTAGTGCCTTATCATTTGGACTTCTATCAGATATTTCAATTTTAAACCGTTCGATTTTCGATTTCGTAGATTATGTTACAAGTGCTATTTTAATGCCGATTGGTGCATTATTAACGTCGATTTTCGCGGGTTATCATTATTCGAAGAAAATTTCGCGTGAAGAAATGCAAACTTTACCGGTTGTCTATAATATTTGGTACTTTATTGTTCGTTATTTAGCACCGTTATCCATCATTGCAATTTTCGTAAATAAAGTGTTCTTTAGTTAA
- a CDS encoding helix-turn-helix domain-containing protein, translating to MKLSLHEQLKLLRMEKKLTIEELSMKTQLGIEKLTAYETGEQIPSKQSLFVLSTILDVPVSNLVDGLK from the coding sequence ATGAAGCTTTCACTTCATGAACAATTAAAACTTTTACGTATGGAGAAAAAATTAACAATTGAAGAGCTTTCAATGAAAACGCAGCTAGGTATCGAAAAATTAACTGCCTACGAAACAGGTGAACAAATCCCTTCAAAGCAATCATTATTCGTGTTATCTACAATATTAGATGTACCCGTTTCGAATTTAGTCGACGGATTAAAATAA
- a CDS encoding DUF1871 family protein, with protein MENTEMNQKCVQLLLDWDPFNLGSESYETETADVVAALQGIDDPSELAKVIQTVYEYSYEQWIPFEDCVAISYKLIAEKFIAKCII; from the coding sequence ATGGAAAATACAGAGATGAACCAGAAGTGTGTACAACTATTACTGGACTGGGATCCGTTTAATTTAGGCTCAGAAAGCTATGAAACTGAAACTGCTGATGTTGTAGCTGCCTTGCAAGGAATTGACGACCCATCTGAACTAGCAAAAGTGATTCAAACTGTTTATGAATACTCTTACGAACAATGGATCCCATTTGAAGACTGTGTCGCGATTTCATATAAACTTATCGCAGAAAAATTTATAGCAAAATGTATTATCTAA
- a CDS encoding MalY/PatB family protein, whose product MSFFNEIHERRNSSSIKWDKMCEVYNLENTSELLPMWIADMDFPAPIVVSEAITERLKHPIFGYTYENCEVKDAMMQWYQTRHNWTIDPDTILFQSGVVPAIATIVETFTKKGDKIGMATPAYPPFFNIPNAQQREIITCELTEQDGQYFLDFEKLEQIFQSDIKMYILCNPHNPIGIVWSREQLEELVALCIKYDVYLLADEIHADILIKKSYTPTLTVKNADKAKIISCIAPTKTFNIAGIHAAMMIAPNKELFEALKSHTEAHGQMGLNVFACTTVKAVYTKGAPWLDELLPYLKNNMDYVVSELNAIPGIRVSIPDATYLMWIDYRGTGLEENEIMHLLLHKGLVALDPGTKYGKAGQGFLRMNVACPFDLVKQGVEGIKKALQ is encoded by the coding sequence ATGTCATTTTTTAATGAAATTCATGAACGCCGAAATTCTAGCTCCATTAAATGGGATAAAATGTGCGAGGTTTATAACTTAGAAAATACATCGGAGCTTCTACCAATGTGGATAGCTGACATGGATTTTCCTGCACCAATAGTAGTAAGTGAAGCCATAACTGAACGTTTAAAACATCCCATTTTTGGTTATACGTACGAAAACTGTGAGGTCAAAGATGCCATGATGCAATGGTATCAAACACGTCACAACTGGACAATCGATCCAGATACAATCCTATTCCAATCAGGGGTTGTACCTGCAATTGCTACTATTGTTGAGACATTTACGAAAAAAGGTGACAAAATCGGAATGGCGACACCGGCCTATCCTCCATTTTTCAATATTCCAAATGCACAACAACGAGAAATCATTACATGTGAGCTAACGGAACAAGATGGACAATATTTTTTAGACTTTGAAAAACTCGAACAAATCTTCCAATCTGATATCAAGATGTACATTTTATGTAATCCGCACAATCCAATCGGTATTGTATGGAGTCGTGAACAATTAGAGGAGCTTGTTGCACTTTGCATTAAATATGATGTGTATTTATTGGCAGACGAAATTCACGCAGATATTTTAATTAAGAAAAGTTATACACCGACACTAACTGTTAAAAATGCAGATAAAGCAAAAATTATTTCATGTATCGCGCCGACAAAAACATTTAACATCGCGGGTATTCATGCAGCGATGATGATTGCACCAAACAAAGAATTATTCGAAGCATTAAAATCTCATACAGAAGCTCATGGACAAATGGGCTTAAATGTTTTTGCATGTACAACAGTTAAGGCCGTTTATACAAAAGGTGCACCTTGGTTAGATGAGCTACTTCCCTATTTAAAAAATAATATGGACTATGTTGTTTCTGAACTAAATGCAATTCCAGGTATTCGTGTTTCAATTCCTGATGCAACATACTTAATGTGGATTGATTACCGTGGAACTGGTCTTGAAGAAAATGAAATAATGCATCTCCTTCTACATAAAGGCTTAGTTGCTCTTGACCCAGGAACAAAATATGGTAAAGCAGGACAAGGTTTTTTACGTATGAATGTCGCATGCCCATTTGATTTAGTGAAGCAAGGTGTGGAAGGTATTAAAAAAGCTTTACAATAG
- a CDS encoding peptidylprolyl isomerase — MFPQLSKELNPGEVMVEMNTTMGSIKIKLFPEQAPKTVENFLGHAKSGYYNGIIFHRVIPKFMIQGGDPTGTGMGGESIWGGTFEDECVPELLNIRGALSMANAGPGTNGSQFFIVQAPQVEVSMLKQMEVRGWSKEEVEFYKKNGGTPWLDGKHTVFGQVVEGMEVVDKITNVDRNMHDKPKEDVKIESITVID, encoded by the coding sequence ATGTTTCCACAATTATCAAAAGAATTAAATCCTGGTGAAGTAATGGTAGAAATGAACACAACTATGGGTTCAATCAAAATTAAATTATTCCCAGAGCAAGCACCAAAAACAGTTGAAAACTTTTTAGGTCATGCAAAATCGGGTTACTATAACGGCATTATTTTCCACCGTGTTATTCCTAAATTCATGATCCAAGGTGGTGACCCAACTGGTACAGGTATGGGCGGCGAATCAATTTGGGGTGGTACTTTCGAAGACGAGTGTGTTCCAGAGTTATTAAACATCCGTGGTGCACTATCTATGGCAAACGCTGGTCCTGGCACAAACGGTTCTCAATTCTTTATTGTACAAGCTCCACAAGTTGAAGTTTCAATGTTAAAGCAAATGGAAGTTCGTGGCTGGTCTAAAGAAGAAGTAGAATTTTATAAGAAAAACGGTGGTACACCATGGTTAGATGGTAAGCACACTGTATTCGGTCAAGTAGTTGAAGGTATGGAAGTTGTTGACAAAATTACGAACGTTGACCGAAATATGCACGATAAACCAAAAGAAGATGTTAAAATTGAGTCAATCACAGTAATTGACTAA
- a CDS encoding MFS transporter: MQNMKHNFIIILIANFIVAASATMIMPFLSLYIDTLGNFSDSYVQTWAGLIFAATFISALLMSPIWGRIADKYGYKPIMIINCFGIAASIFLMGYVQNVEQFFILRLAMGIVTGFIPTSMAFISKHTRKEVAGKTLGTLQMGSVGGTLFGPVIGGIMADSFGFKYTFIITAISITIAAIIIIIGIHEPTIIRKMKNSIYSRKNVIWAIFHHRLILNVMLVTTLIQIGNFSIQPLLSLYVSELSRTQEVAMLAGVTFSAAGLGNILFARFWGKLSDHHGYEKVLSFLLILAVVFIIPQAFVTELWQLILLRFMFGIVSGGLIPITTALIRREAPIEVQGEIMGYNQSFRFLGNILGPVLGGIVASFGGIHSVFYTTGLLFLIAFTVMYFLRKLPKQYMDELLKNHT; encoded by the coding sequence TTGCAAAATATGAAACATAATTTCATCATCATTTTAATTGCCAATTTTATCGTAGCAGCTTCAGCTACAATGATTATGCCCTTTTTATCACTATATATTGATACGTTAGGTAATTTTTCTGATAGCTATGTACAAACTTGGGCAGGTTTAATTTTTGCAGCAACCTTTATTAGCGCACTGTTAATGTCACCCATTTGGGGAAGAATCGCCGATAAATATGGCTACAAGCCGATTATGATAATTAACTGCTTCGGCATTGCTGCAAGTATTTTCTTAATGGGTTACGTACAAAACGTCGAACAATTTTTCATCTTGAGGCTCGCAATGGGGATCGTAACAGGCTTTATTCCTACTTCAATGGCGTTTATTAGTAAGCACACACGTAAAGAAGTCGCTGGTAAAACTCTTGGAACACTACAGATGGGAAGTGTTGGTGGGACATTATTTGGTCCTGTCATTGGTGGTATAATGGCCGATTCATTTGGTTTTAAATATACATTTATTATTACTGCAATCTCAATTACGATTGCTGCAATCATTATTATCATTGGTATTCATGAACCTACGATTATTCGTAAAATGAAAAATTCCATCTATTCACGCAAAAATGTCATTTGGGCGATTTTTCATCACCGCCTCATTTTAAATGTCATGCTCGTTACAACACTTATTCAAATCGGGAACTTTAGTATTCAGCCTCTGCTTTCGCTTTATGTCTCTGAACTTTCTCGCACACAGGAAGTTGCGATGCTTGCAGGCGTTACATTTAGCGCTGCAGGGCTTGGGAATATATTATTTGCACGCTTTTGGGGAAAACTGAGCGACCATCATGGATACGAAAAAGTATTGTCTTTTTTACTTATCCTTGCAGTTGTATTTATTATTCCACAGGCGTTCGTTACAGAGCTTTGGCAGCTTATTTTATTACGCTTCATGTTTGGTATTGTGTCTGGTGGGCTAATTCCAATTACAACCGCGCTCATTCGTCGTGAAGCACCTATTGAAGTGCAGGGTGAAATTATGGGTTATAACCAAAGTTTCCGTTTCCTTGGCAATATTTTAGGACCAGTACTTGGTGGGATTGTTGCAAGCTTTGGTGGTATACATTCGGTATTTTACACAACAGGCTTATTATTTTTAATTGCTTTTACAGTCATGTATTTCTTACGAAAACTTCCAAAACAATATATGGACGAACTTTTAAAAAACCACACTTAA